From the genome of Syntrophorhabdaceae bacterium:
ACCGCCAGCACATGTTCCATAATCGCGGTTTTTTTCTCCTCTAAATTATCCTGAGAGGCGGATATTTCGAAGAAAAAGACGACCACGGAATCGACAGGCTGGTGCGGCAAGGGTCCCTTTGACTGCGGCTCTTTATGTGGGTGATCGGCGGGCTTTTGCACCGCCGCATTTTCCTGTGCGGCCATAACTCTAATTTCCTTTATCGGTAGGTCCCAACTATTCTTTAGGGTTTTTTTTCAAAGAGATGAAAATTCAGTGAATTTGAGGAGAGAAGGGGGCGCTCCGGCCGGGCCGCTATTCCCACCGGTCAGCCCGGAAGGCGCGGGACTCCTTTTTTACCGACTGCATGTGCTTGAGCTCGAGTACTTTTTCCTTGGCCCGCTTCGACCGCTTCCTTTTCTGCCTTTTGATCTTCTCCACGCGCCGGCGCTCTTCGCTTTCCCTTCCCAGGGCGATATCTTCGATCTTTTGCACAAGAATTCGACGGGCAAGAAAGCGGTTTAATGCCTGCGAGCGCTCCTGCTGGCATTTCACCTCTATCCCTGTGGGCAGGTGTTTAAGGTAGACGCAGGTCGCCACCTTATTGACGTTCTGTCCCCCGGGCCCTCCGGACCGGATAAACTGCTCCACCACATCCGATTCCTTGATCCCGAGCCGGTTCATCCTCTCCTGGAGGGACTTAATTTTCTCAGCGCTTACGCCCAGTCTGGGTATAGTCATTATATGTGGGGGTCACGTCGCACAATTAATGGGCTCACGTCGCCCCTCCAACGGCATAAGCCGCTGGAGCCTCCCCTCTCGCTCGCTGTGCGAGCTAAACGCGCCGGAGAGGTTCCTCCTTTCTCAATCGTTGTATTCACGCGCAACATACGTGAATAGGGTGCATCTCGTTTTACAGCTACTTGCGTCGCCCGCGGTTTCTTGTTTTAACGCATCCCCCGCATTTCCGTTTTCCGATTACACGTTTTCCGATTTTTCTCTTTAACGCTTTAACGCACCACACACGCCCCTGCCTTTCCTTCTACCCTATGAATGCCCTG
Proteins encoded in this window:
- a CDS encoding peptide chain release factor-like protein, with the protein product MNRLGIKESDVVEQFIRSGGPGGQNVNKVATCVYLKHLPTGIEVKCQQERSQALNRFLARRILVQKIEDIALGRESEERRRVEKIKRQKRKRSKRAKEKVLELKHMQSVKKESRAFRADRWE